The Tripterygium wilfordii isolate XIE 37 chromosome 5, ASM1340144v1, whole genome shotgun sequence DNA segment ACTGGTGGACTAAACGAACCAACTAAGAACAACACACTCACTCAGACAAATGAtagaggaagaaaagagaagatgaatgaatgttttggtgttttggaattgctgccaagctctccttatataggagagtCCAGCAACCaacaacccagaaaaatcagtgcACTATCATTCATTTTCGAGCCTCCACTTGACCAGGACGTGTAATCATTATCCTTGGGCTGCAACTAACTTGACCAGGTAACGGGGAGTGGGCCGCAGATATTGCGGGCCTAACTTAAATAAGTCATCTGTCTATATTCAATGTATCAGGATTACTAATGGGCCAAAAATAAACTGGGCCAAAAATAAACTTTGTGCAAAAATTAAGGAGACTATTGGGCCTAGCCCGCTCGCCTCGCCATGCCGGTCCGATGGGCGGGCATGTGGGTTTTCAAGCCCCAGCCCATAATGGAGAGCCTCTCCCTCCTACAAAaacttgggtgcccttggggcCATAGCTTTACTTCAAAACTTaagcttataaacaacacatccacattaaatttctccaatgtgggattcccatacacacccttattgcactttgttcttcatgattaaCATGGTTATTTTGGAGTCAATTTCTATTTAACCGAAAAATGATTTTGGACCAAATTAAACTCCAAACTCTTCTCTTTATATTGAAGATTAAGACACATCAATTATTATTCTATAACTCtcattcattagtcattaaatttAGGTCAAACTATGGTACACCACCATTTATCCAACACGGATGAGGCCGCGATTGATGACTCTCGAACTCAGACTAGACAAGCAGGTCACAATCACCACGACCCACTCATCGGCCATCGTGTAGACATCATATCCACTGTCTGCAAGTGCATTCCGACGAGATATGGCCGGTGGCCAAAAGTAGGAGAGACATGGACCTATGGCATCTCTGTTCTTCTGGGTAAGCTGGACCTTGTGCCTTGTAATTAACATGTCATTTTTAGGTGGTTTCATCTGGTCAATGTGCCATGTCAACACTTTGACTAAccgaaataataaaaaaaaaaccctaattgtgGAACGAGTTAGCAAAGTTGGTGGCCAATTTGAAACGTTTTGAATGTGAATGGATGAAAGTGACATTTGCTCAGAAACTATCTCATAACTTAAACTGAGACCCCTATCCGGACTCCAGACAGCATAGGTCTTGTCCGGACAGGTCTTGAGCCTTCGTCGAGCGTCAAGACCGGGAGACGAACTCTACAACTTGTTTCAGGCCTGCTGTCCGGACAACACCTCTAGACAGCTCAATTTTGAGCCAAAATAAACTACATTAACTAATCATGATGTTTAGGCTTGCCAGCATATAATTAGCCATTAAAAAGTGGGACCTTTTTCCAGACACTTTATGACATGGTTTAAGTAGCAAACAAAAGTGGGGGCTCGGTAGGCCTTTATGTTCCCATTTTCCACAATATATAGATATTATACACATACAGTGAGACTGAGGTAGCCCTGCCTGGCTGAGATAAGCTTTAGCTTAATTGAGCTTACCGACCTGTCATAACTAGTTTGGTTAAGCTGTATAAGTCCACTGATATAattgatttttaaaatcaattatAACCTTTTGTATTAGTGATAGAGACTCCCGAGTCCTGATGATTTACACTTTGGGCCCGGCCCAGTAATGAACAAGACCAAAAGGGCAAATGTACGTCCCCGTTCATGCATCTGAGAAAACATGACAGTGACACCGTTGACGCCACTTCTTTAAACATGAAGTAGGCCCCACTAGCCACATATCTAATACAAGTCATTCATGCACTCCCTCAATTCAAATGCACCAATTTTTACAaccacaataataataataataataataataataataataattactcTTTCCTTTAGTCAAGTCATTATTATTACTAGTAGGAGTGATAAAAATGGGTTTCGAATCAGTTTTGGATTAGACAACATAAATAGATTACGAAATTTTTACATGTCGAGATCTTAACTTAGATTAAATTTCAAGTGTACCATGGGTTGTTCGATTTGTTCAAATATcactcccttttttttttgtaataataCTGGTGGATTGTCGAAACAAAGATATGTGGTTTATCTAATACTGGTGGATGTTGACATATACACATGACAATGGTAAGCCTAATTACAATTTTCTtcgaaaaaggaaaaaggaagaagatgatggtgTCCCAAGTTGTTAGTTAGGTCcaaatgtttggaaacaaataaatacaattaaCGAAATTAAAGTAGATTGTCTGAACACAGTCCTTTCTTGTCTTTTCAGTTACAAGGGCCCATGTCAGACACTCAGACAGTAGAAATCTTCCATCTTCCATcatccattttcttttttgttgaggGATTAGGAATTTTAATTTATTGCAAAAAATATCAATTgcttttattgaaaataattaatatatatatatatatataaataatataggTTGTTATGATTGTTTTGGTACTTTATAAATACTAATTACTATTACTCttaaaaattgacaaaacaaaatttaaaaattaaacaaaactcaaataaaaaaaactaaataaaatatttattttcttatctATCATCTGTCAACGAGGACGGGACAACCTGTGTGACACCCTATTGGGACGAGGATGGTTTAAGAAATCCAACCTCGACCGAGTCATGGGACGGGGTACACCAACCCCAAGGCGGGGTTGACGCATGCATGTAGACCTACTTCATTAATTGATAATTTGGGATGTTATATGCCAAAACTTTTATGTTACTTTACATAATGCTTTGTGTTCATTAAATTGATggcttgttttttttaatacattcatttttttaatgttacttTACATAATGCTTTGTGTTCGTTAAATTGatggctttttttttaatacattaATTTTTCACGtatcaaataataaataaatagaaatttaGTGCATAAATAGAGAAGGTTTGAGCACAACAGGTGCTGGCTCAAGTGGCGgacaataaatttttaattttaaaagatATGAATGTGTAGCATTCGTCGTAACGAAATGAATCTAACGATATAATAAATGAAAATcatacaataataaaaaaaaaaccagacaaGATATAAGATATGTTATAAGATATAACTGATTAGCAATAAAGCGGGAATTTAAGTGTTTGGACAAGTAGCTATAGGCCGGGGTAGGacatctgtgtgtgtatatatatatatatatatatatcaattactTCCAAACAGAAGAATATGGAATTAACACACATAAAATTTATGGCAGACATTATTAGGATAACAAAGACGACTCACTTTTCTTTTACCCGGTCACATCACTACGTACTCTGCCCTGATTTCCAAACCCTATCACTTCAAATTGGGCATGCCTGACTTCGTGTCTATTTTATCCAAAATATACAAAACTCACTCTCCACCTCTTTCTGATTTGTATATTTAGAATCTCATTTGAGGAAATgtaaggttgtgtttggtattactttcaaaaaatttaaaaacaaaaacataacacataaaatgaaaatataaaattgaaacttgtttggttgaatacttaaaactgaaagtataaaattgaagaaaaaaaagtgtgtttatgcttttattttcataataatggaatatatccacaccactatatttttcataactgtAGCATTTGCCATGTCTATTGCAACgtaattcaccattgaaaacatcagtaaaaagaaagaaagaaagataagaaataaaacaataacccaaagtatatttaaTCATTGTCTTTGTATCTCTATGTAATTTGCAATATGAAATCTTAAataaagtgcaatctataataagtgtaactagttttttttccaaaacttttaaaaaaattttttgaaaacctgtttttggttttcataaaaaccaaaacagaaaatacaaacaaacaatattttttgtttttattttctattattgaaaactaaaacaaaaaacaaaagtgataccaaacagaccctaaatTTACAACTCCGTTGATatgataaaaactaaaaatgagTATACATATTAACGATAATGATTTTATATTCTCATATACATCCTTTGTCGAAGTTGCTCTAACAAAATAAACCAACAATAATGCAACCGAAACATGCACTCTTTGTCTATATGTATATGAAGATTGTGAAGTAATGTTTGTAAAATCGAATCTTAACAAGTGatacatataaaaacaaaaaaaattctgcaGGCTCTGCCCCTGGACCCCGACACTAAAATTTCGCCCCCCCAATATGCAAAGTTGGTTCTGCCCCTGCCTTCAACAAACGCGTTTGCTCTCGCATGTCACATGTACGTCTCTTTCCTTGCTCAAGTGATAAAGCTCATTTAGGCCCTTCTTTCTATTTGGACAATACATAGAAAGACTTGATTAAATGGAGCTTGCGAACGATGGCAGAGCAAACTAGGGCCCCTGTGTTAGGGGAAACAATCAGAATCAGAGATAAGCAGGGAGAGAGAATCAGTTGTGTGGGTCTCTCCAACCCTATGTAGGTCTCTAAAAGCTTCTGAGAAAGAGGGAGAGAATATGATTTATGAGTTGGCGTGTATTTCAGGATTGTATAATATTTTGGTTACTTTTGGTGtgattataaatatttaaaaaaatttgggctGCGGTTAACAAGGGTGTGATTCATAAAgatcggggtgtgactaaagtttctcAAGCCAGAAATAGATTTACATATCCAAGTTTATACTTCTTGGTATTTAGAGCCACTTGCCCACTTATGTTTTACaccggaaaaaaaaagaacaatgaaaacgaaaatgataaatattccaGTAGTTGGTATCCCAATTCCCAACCGCTCAGTCAGAGACACGGAATATAAGGGAATTCATGGGCTTCACATATCACACATAATGCACATCAAATCTTATAAACACAACTCAAGTGGTATCTATTGTAACAGAACTTTTGACTCAGACCAATCATAGGATTGCTGATACATACTGCATGAACTCTGGATCACTCTCAAGCCCAGCCATCGTAGTTGGTGCCAAAACAACCTCAAGATCAACGGCTCCATTTCCTTCTCTTCCAGGGAAGGCTGAGATCTTGCCGTCAAACTTGTTGGCCCTACCACTTCTCACCGCAAGAGGCCGGCCCCACCCAAAATCATTGTCAAACATTGGAAATCTTGGCGAGCTTCCCATCGTGATCGATGCCCCGTCGAAGTTCCCTAGCGGGAAAACCCTCGGCTCTCTCTCCCAATCTTTTATGCCGCGTCGCACCGTCGCGTCACCGTGTGCCACCACGTTTTTGTGGAGTAGATCGGCTCCCCAGCACAAATCGCTAGCCAAGAGCTCTCCCGCCGAAGCCAGGGTGGGGATACTCTGTATCGCATTGCCGAAGTAGTATGGGTGGAGCTGCGGCTCCAGCCGACGTCGGCAGTTTACAGCCATTCGGAACGTGGTCGTTTTGGACGGCGCCAGCTTTCTTGCACGTGTCACGGAGCGCCAGAGCTGAGCGCTCAAAGACTGAAAGGAAGAAATCTCCGTCGTCCGATTGTTCTTTAGTACAGTTTCCAAAACGGGCGTTATCTTGCCGTTTGCATCTCCGTTAACGACTTTCAAATGGTCGTTACATTGCTTCCCTAATATCTCTGCGCACTGTAACAGAGTACCGTTATTGGCTCTGTATTTCAACTGCAAGATCGCTTCTCTGCTAAAATGGAAAATCCTCTCGCGCAATGGCTCTTCACCGGAGAACGTCGCCTTTGGTCCACCGACGGGGAATTCAAGCACTGCAGGAGAGTTAAACACTGTGTTTCGAGTAAATTTTGGAGTATTCGAAATTTTCTTCGCTCCCTTGCAGACTTCAGCGAACGTGTTGAAGAAATGCCAAAACGAGGTTCCATCAGTGACCGCGTGATTTACAGTGCAACCGATGAAAACCCCATCAGCTAATTCCGTCACTTGGACAGCCACCAAGGGCTTGGAGTGGCCGGAATAGCTAAGCGTCCTGTCGAAAGTGAAGAACTCCTTGAAGCAGTCAGGGACATAAATTGGTGACAGAATCGTGTTTGTGTCTAAATGTCTAGCCTTGGCCTCAAGAAATTCGACTCCAGCATCATTACATAAGATGTGAACATGGCCATCTTGGTCTGTTATGAGACGGCCGGCGAGAGCCGGGAAGTGAGAGAGGGATGCTGAGAGAGAGGTCTTGAGGAACAAAATGAGATCCTCAAAGGAGTAAGGAGGGTAATTAAGAAGAACACCCTTCTGGATGTATTGGCAGGAGAGCATAGGAAGGTCAGAGACAGAGAGTTTCAATGTCTTGAGGGTGGATTTCTGGTCTGGATGAATTGTGCATTTGGAGACGACAGTGGTAGAAGAAGAAGGCATTTTAGTGTTTGTAGTATTTGTGACCTCTACGTGCTCGAGGAAATGCCAGTTAGGAGCAGAGAGTATGCTTTGTGTTCGTTAAATTGATggcttgttctttttttttctttaatttatagCAAAAAAAACCGGACAAGATATAAGATATGTTATATGATATAACTGATTAGCAATAAAGCGGGAATTTAAGTGTTTGGACAAGTAGCTATTGGCCGGGTAGCACatctgtatgcatatatatatatatatcaattactTCCAAACAGAAGAATATGGAATTAACACACATAAAAGTTATGGCAGACATTATTAGGATAACAAAGACGACTCACTTTTCTTTTCCCCGGTCACATCACTACGTACTCTGTCCTGATTTCCAAACCCTATCACTTCAAATTGGGCATGCCTGACTTCGTGTCTATTTTAtccaaaatacacaaaactcaCTCTCCACCTCCTTCTGATTTGTATATTTAGAATCTCATTTGAGGAAATGTAAATTCACAACTCCATTGGaatgataaaaattaaaaatgagcATACATATTAACGATAATGTTTTTATATTCTCATATACATCCTTTGTCGAAGTTGCTCTAACAAAATAAACCAACAATAATGCAACCGAAACATGTACTCTTTGTCTATATGTATAGGCTTAACGTGCATGTATAATGTATAGAGGTACAAAGGCAGGCATTATTGGCAGGTAGTCCAGCTTTCATTTGGTTAGAAATTTGGCCACGTCGATCCTTCAGATATTTGGTATCACTGATTCTTGGCAAGCAAAATAGGGGCCATAAAACTCATGAAAAGCAAGTCTGGCACCCTATGTGCCCCCAGTTGGGCAGCTATCTAGCTTGTGTCCTGGGGATCAAACAAGTGGATGTGGATCATCAGCAGCACTTTTCTCATGAGACTTAATATCATCGATCAGTCCGACAACTCCAGATGGGATTTAAAGGAGATCTTGCTATATATTCATGTCAAATTatgtccttttttttattattcttatttGGGTTTTGTGAAGTGGACAAATTAATTAGGAATAAAATGATATTTTCTTCTCCAATCTCCACCAACCATTAAATATGTCAATTTCTTTTGGATAAGGACTTATCAATCAGGAATAGAAAGTCTTATGATTAACCTGACTTTATGAAAGAAATatacataaaatgaaaaaagcTTAATGCACCAATTAAAATAATCTttctaaaatattaaaaataaaattaatgtccTCAATCATTGATAAAAGCAACAACCCTAGAGGATAAAtgaggttaaaaaaaaaaacaacctagAAGATTAATGAGGTGTCCAAAAATACGAAATTGAAGGTCGTCGAATCATGTCTGGTTTGGATCATAGCGCATATAGAGTGCGTTGTTTGGTAGTGTGTTCGCACTTGTCAAACAAGGTTTTGAAAGTTTCGTAATTCTGTAAAATCTATAATTCACATTTAATATTAGAGAAAAACTCAACCAAAATATTGTGTAATGTGAC contains these protein-coding regions:
- the LOC119998968 gene encoding BAHD acyltransferase DCR-like, translated to MPSSSTTVVSKCTIHPDQKSTLKTLKLSVSDLPMLSCQYIQKGVLLNYPPYSFEDLILFLKTSLSASLSHFPALAGRLITDQDGHVHILCNDAGVEFLEAKARHLDTNTILSPIYVPDCFKEFFTFDRTLSYSGHSKPLVAVQVTELADGVFIGCTVNHAVTDGTSFWHFFNTFAEVCKGAKKISNTPKFTRNTVFNSPAVLEFPVGGPKATFSGEEPLRERIFHFSREAILQLKYRANNGTLLQCAEILGKQCNDHLKVVNGDANGKITPVLETVLKNNRTTEISSFQSLSAQLWRSVTRARKLAPSKTTTFRMAVNCRRRLEPQLHPYYFGNAIQSIPTLASAGELLASDLCWGADLLHKNVVAHGDATVRRGIKDWEREPRVFPLGNFDGASITMGSSPRFPMFDNDFGWGRPLAVRSGRANKFDGKISAFPGREGNGAVDLEVVLAPTTMAGLESDPEFMQYVSAIL